A window of Pseudomonadota bacterium contains these coding sequences:
- a CDS encoding DUF2007 domain-containing protein: MTSDNFVELVRMNDPVSADLFAAFLDDAELEYAVTDPGSAGIGGSMTPQTQTQIIFRVAEEDMPYAEELLDEYRRMQAGPLLPSEAPPPADKGEGGKTE, translated from the coding sequence ATGACCAGCGACAACTTCGTCGAGCTCGTCCGCATGAACGATCCCGTCTCGGCGGATCTCTTCGCCGCGTTCCTGGACGACGCGGAGCTCGAGTACGCCGTGACCGATCCGGGGAGCGCCGGGATCGGGGGCTCGATGACGCCGCAGACGCAGACGCAGATCATCTTCCGCGTGGCGGAGGAGGACATGCCGTACGCCGAGGAGCTCCTCGACGAGTACCGCCGCATGCAGGCCGGCCCGCTCCTCCCGTCCGAGGCTCCGCCGCCCGCCGACAAGGGCGAGGGCGGAAAGACCGAGTAG